The Deinococcus roseus genome has a window encoding:
- a CDS encoding FAD-binding oxidoreductase, giving the protein MHAEALDALKAHFLAQVSVAPSILESHSRDESYPETHLPDVVVFAESEADVLKVLEVARTFQMPVVPFAVGSSIEGQVLPVQGGISLDLSRMNRVLQIQQHDFCAVVQPGVIYPELSRQSRPHGLFFAVDPGADASLGGMASTNASGTGAVKYGTMRDQVLDMRVALLSGEVIHVGSKARKTSAGYDLKHLFIGAEGTLGVITELTVKLHPLPVAVAVAKVTFDSVQDAVNCAVTVMGAGLNPERIELVDARAVQAVNQYKGTTHPETPTLWIELSGSGEALLRENLDILRECCMESCATRFILAREEPERRELWESRHHAFYALKRLNPGHETHTTDLCVPISQLPDVVSHTQELCLQHGLDAVLLGHVGDGNYHVLFHGDAADEATWTSIHQVSDLMVQKALEVGGTCTGEHGIGLRKRKYLEQEHGDLIPYMRAIKQVFDPHNLLNPGKIF; this is encoded by the coding sequence ATGCATGCAGAGGCACTGGACGCATTGAAAGCCCATTTTTTAGCACAGGTGAGTGTGGCCCCCAGCATTCTGGAATCCCACTCCAGAGATGAATCCTATCCAGAAACCCACCTCCCAGACGTGGTGGTTTTTGCAGAATCCGAAGCAGATGTCCTGAAAGTGCTGGAAGTCGCCCGCACCTTTCAGATGCCCGTGGTGCCTTTTGCGGTGGGCAGCAGCATTGAAGGGCAGGTGCTCCCCGTTCAGGGCGGCATCAGCCTGGACCTCAGCCGCATGAACCGGGTGCTGCAGATCCAGCAGCATGACTTCTGTGCTGTGGTGCAACCCGGAGTGATTTATCCAGAACTGTCCCGACAGTCCAGACCCCACGGTCTCTTTTTCGCTGTGGATCCCGGAGCAGATGCCTCTCTGGGCGGCATGGCTTCCACCAATGCTTCAGGGACAGGGGCCGTCAAATACGGCACCATGCGCGATCAGGTGCTGGACATGCGGGTGGCCTTGCTGTCAGGCGAGGTGATCCATGTGGGATCTAAAGCCCGCAAAACCAGTGCTGGCTACGACCTCAAACACCTGTTCATCGGCGCGGAGGGAACGCTGGGGGTGATCACCGAACTGACGGTGAAATTGCATCCCCTGCCGGTGGCGGTGGCGGTGGCAAAAGTCACCTTTGACAGTGTGCAGGATGCTGTCAATTGTGCCGTGACCGTGATGGGAGCAGGATTGAACCCCGAGCGCATCGAGTTGGTGGATGCACGTGCTGTGCAGGCGGTCAACCAGTACAAGGGCACCACCCATCCGGAAACCCCCACCCTGTGGATTGAGCTTTCAGGCAGTGGAGAGGCCCTCCTCAGGGAAAACCTGGACATCCTGCGGGAATGCTGCATGGAATCTTGCGCCACCCGTTTCATTCTGGCCCGTGAAGAACCCGAACGCCGGGAACTCTGGGAGTCCCGCCATCACGCTTTCTATGCCCTCAAACGCCTGAATCCTGGCCATGAAACCCACACCACCGATCTGTGCGTGCCCATTTCCCAGCTGCCAGACGTGGTGTCTCACACGCAGGAATTGTGCCTGCAGCATGGTCTGGATGCCGTCCTGCTGGGGCATGTGGGAGACGGCAATTACCATGTGCTGTTTCATGGAGATGCCGCAGATGAAGCAACCTGGACCAGCATCCATCAGGTGTCTGACTTGATGGTGCAAAAAGCCCTGGAAGTGGGAGGCACCTGCACCGGAGAACATGGCATTGGACTCAGGAAAAGAAAATACCTGGAACAGGAACACGGAGATTTGATCCCCTACATGCGGGCCATCAAACAGGTGTTTGACCCCCACAACCTGCTCAATCCAGGCAAGATTTTCTGA
- a CDS encoding tetratricopeptide repeat protein, with protein MTARTKVLCLLLGLLSNVQAQSLSELREAAGQGKASAQFQLAMQYELLGLPANSLYWLFKAARNGSVTAQYNLYQRYRTGKTVRQDAAKARRWLKAASCSGLVNAQTQLALELEKEDPAQAYLWLKEASKQQYPAALRALERLDPSLTNPHLRLADLCVPSP; from the coding sequence ATGACAGCCAGAACCAAGGTTTTGTGCTTGTTGCTGGGCTTGCTCAGCAATGTGCAGGCCCAGTCCCTCTCTGAACTGCGTGAAGCTGCAGGTCAGGGCAAAGCCAGTGCCCAGTTTCAGCTTGCCATGCAGTATGAACTGCTGGGTTTGCCTGCCAACTCGCTGTACTGGCTGTTCAAAGCGGCCAGAAATGGCAGTGTCACCGCCCAGTACAACCTGTACCAGCGTTACCGCACCGGGAAAACCGTCCGGCAAGATGCAGCAAAGGCCCGCAGGTGGCTGAAAGCTGCTTCCTGCTCAGGTCTGGTGAATGCCCAGACCCAGCTTGCCCTGGAACTGGAAAAGGAAGATCCTGCTCAGGCTTACCTCTGGCTCAAAGAGGCCAGCAAACAGCAGTATCCTGCAGCGCTGAGGGCACTGGAACGGCTGGACCCCAGTCTGACGAATCCACATCTTCGGCTTGCAGACCTCTGTGTTCCTTCCCCCTGA
- a CDS encoding sugar phosphate isomerase/epimerase family protein → MPKNMKVGYTPISANILDLDEAFRLAVELQLDFVELAYDLQEILPSSQPVQKVKELKAATGVGVTVHLPYLELNLASLFEGVRKVSVERMQQAFEYTSSVEALNSVLHGGRIPERHPLILQAARGQLLRSLEVLKSPGIPVTLENTHINPLEFLQGKEELQEMSQYAGFGVCLDVGHALIEGGEEQIADYWTLPHITHLHLQDNLGLQDDHFALGRGKINWQNHQKHLQDFSGTVCLEISGGPEDVRHSAAFLRELLGTTALP, encoded by the coding sequence ATGCCCAAAAACATGAAAGTCGGTTACACCCCGATCAGTGCCAACATTCTGGATCTGGATGAAGCGTTCAGGCTTGCTGTGGAGTTGCAACTGGATTTTGTAGAGCTCGCTTACGACCTACAGGAGATCCTGCCCAGCAGTCAACCGGTGCAAAAGGTGAAGGAACTGAAAGCCGCCACAGGCGTGGGGGTCACGGTGCATTTGCCTTATCTGGAACTCAATCTGGCTTCCCTGTTTGAGGGGGTGCGCAAAGTCTCTGTGGAGCGCATGCAGCAGGCGTTTGAGTACACATCCAGTGTGGAAGCGCTGAACAGCGTTTTGCATGGAGGCCGCATCCCTGAGCGCCATCCCCTGATCTTGCAGGCTGCCAGAGGGCAACTGCTCAGAAGCCTGGAGGTGCTGAAAAGCCCTGGCATTCCGGTCACGCTGGAAAACACCCACATCAACCCCCTGGAGTTCCTGCAAGGCAAAGAGGAACTGCAGGAGATGAGCCAGTACGCAGGGTTCGGGGTGTGTCTGGATGTGGGCCATGCGCTGATTGAGGGGGGCGAGGAGCAGATTGCCGATTACTGGACGCTGCCGCACATCACCCACCTGCATTTGCAGGACAACCTGGGCCTTCAGGACGACCATTTTGCACTGGGTCGGGGCAAAATCAACTGGCAGAACCACCAGAAGCACCTGCAGGATTTCTCAGGCACCGTGTGTCTGGAAATCAGTGGCGGTCCTGAGGATGTGCGCCATTCCGCTGCTTTCCTGCGTGAATTGCTGGGCACAACAGCGCTGCCATGA